A stretch of Candidatus Brocadiaceae bacterium DNA encodes these proteins:
- a CDS encoding radical SAM protein, translating into MSVILLEHPRPKNSQRFEDVVNAPLSACLFTGYISSVLQKNKIEAEIINANLSDWTIEQTVEDLASRCFSLLCVHVIYLWERTQDVFDMLSIIKEKDAKIHVNLYGYYPAFAYRDILRHVPYIDSITIGEPEFTTLDLARSVLSGKYFSGQNIPGLASRDIGGKVTFCPRPSIQNLDLLPFPDRYESDLYRKKGIVTYIQGSRGCYGQCTFCYLNSFYGQIHQWRGRSAENIFAELCMLHDKYDIQYFYFSDANFFGPGREGKKRAIALAELIVSSNRNIRFGYECRANDVDEGTLSRLVMAGLTHVFLGLESGDKASLRRFKKHITPDENKRAIQLLRKYGIEPTFGFIMFEPNATLKSIRNNFEFLKEMEIMTTPAVTAHLLHHRQILFQGTRDYQSAIRATEFNDTLFNYEAMYEIHDPKIEKLSGIISGMCRNALLLLPETFNCVANTHNTSFLKDLNNNLIIQFEDILSCFEKRQEHFLPTEEGSEIRG; encoded by the coding sequence TTGTCAGTAATCTTATTAGAACATCCCCGCCCCAAAAATTCCCAGAGATTTGAGGATGTCGTCAACGCCCCTCTCTCTGCGTGTCTTTTTACCGGTTATATTTCCTCGGTATTGCAAAAAAACAAAATAGAAGCTGAAATCATCAACGCAAATCTCTCCGACTGGACTATTGAGCAGACAGTCGAAGACCTCGCAAGCCGATGTTTTTCCCTCTTATGTGTTCACGTAATCTATTTGTGGGAAAGGACACAGGATGTGTTTGATATGCTTTCCATAATAAAAGAAAAAGACGCAAAGATTCACGTGAACCTCTACGGATATTATCCCGCCTTTGCTTATAGAGATATTCTCAGGCACGTGCCGTACATTGATTCCATAACAATTGGTGAACCGGAGTTTACAACTCTCGATCTGGCACGGTCTGTCCTGTCCGGGAAGTATTTTTCAGGACAGAATATCCCGGGACTTGCCTCCAGGGATATTGGAGGAAAGGTGACATTCTGCCCAAGGCCGTCTATTCAAAATTTAGATTTGCTTCCATTTCCTGACCGGTATGAAAGTGATCTCTATCGTAAAAAAGGTATTGTAACCTATATACAGGGAAGCCGCGGATGCTACGGGCAATGTACTTTTTGTTACCTGAATTCCTTTTACGGACAGATACATCAATGGCGAGGCAGGAGTGCAGAAAATATTTTTGCAGAATTGTGTATGTTGCATGACAAGTACGATATACAGTATTTCTATTTTTCTGATGCCAATTTCTTTGGGCCGGGCAGAGAGGGGAAAAAACGTGCCATAGCCCTGGCAGAACTCATTGTATCCAGCAATAGGAATATCCGTTTTGGATATGAATGTCGCGCAAATGATGTTGATGAGGGTACGCTCTCCAGGCTGGTTATGGCTGGTCTTACGCATGTCTTCCTCGGATTGGAGAGTGGAGACAAAGCTTCGCTGAGAAGGTTCAAAAAACATATTACCCCTGACGAAAATAAGAGGGCGATTCAATTGTTAAGAAAGTATGGGATTGAGCCTACATTTGGTTTTATTATGTTTGAACCGAATGCTACACTAAAAAGTATAAGAAATAATTTTGAATTTTTGAAGGAAATGGAGATTATGACTACCCCCGCAGTAACTGCGCATCTTCTTCATCACAGACAAATCCTTTTTCAAGGGACGCGTGATTATCAATCGGCAATACGTGCGACAGAATTCAACGATACCCTGTTTAATTATGAGGCGATGTATGAAATACATGACCCGAAAATCGAGAAACTTTCGGGGATCATTTCCGGTATGTGCAGAAATGCCCTGTTACTCCTCCCCGAAACATTCAACTGCGTTGCGAATACACACAATACGTCATTTTTGAAAGACTTAAACAACAATCTGATTATTCAATTTGAAGACATCCTCTCCTGCTTTGAAAAGCGGCAAGAACATTTTTTACCCACGGAAGAGGGGAGTGAAATAAGAGGGTAA
- a CDS encoding YdcF family protein → MFVVKKIIGLTLSPVSLCMGLLIAGLLLLLVTRKQRTGRCVLALGVILFAIFAYSPIPTWLLKGLESQYPPLISAPSIETDPCDVPRQVKWIVVLGGGHTSDPKVPVTSQISRASLVRLIEAVRIHGNIPGSKLILAGGPVFDILSEAETMARVARIAGVNQENLILETKSLDTGDQAQRIKPIVGNDMFILVTSAVHIPRSMAMFRKLGMNPIAAPAGHMILEGQGVNPGGFFPSTGKLGYVESVFHEYLGFLWAKMRGQI, encoded by the coding sequence GTGTTCGTAGTAAAAAAGATTATTGGTCTTACTCTTTCCCCTGTTTCTCTGTGTATGGGGTTACTCATCGCAGGACTATTGTTACTCTTGGTAACACGGAAACAAAGAACCGGAAGATGTGTTCTTGCATTGGGAGTTATTCTGTTTGCCATTTTTGCGTATTCTCCTATTCCAACATGGCTTCTGAAGGGTTTAGAGTCTCAGTACCCTCCTCTTATTTCAGCGCCGTCAATTGAAACAGACCCGTGTGATGTACCCCGGCAGGTTAAGTGGATCGTAGTATTAGGCGGGGGACATACCTCTGATCCGAAGGTTCCTGTTACCAGCCAGATATCCCGTGCGTCTTTGGTACGTTTAATAGAAGCCGTTCGGATACACGGCAACATACCGGGGAGTAAACTGATTTTAGCGGGAGGTCCGGTATTTGATATATTATCAGAAGCAGAAACGATGGCCAGGGTTGCACGGATTGCTGGCGTAAACCAGGAAAATTTAATTCTGGAAACGAAATCTTTGGATACCGGTGATCAGGCGCAACGTATTAAACCTATTGTTGGAAATGACATGTTTATTTTGGTTACTTCTGCGGTGCATATCCCACGATCAATGGCCATGTTCCGAAAGCTGGGGATGAATCCTATTGCGGCGCCCGCGGGGCATATGATATTAGAGGGTCAAGGTGTGAATCCTGGCGGTTTTTTCCCCAGTACCGGGAAGCTAGGCTATGTCGAGAGTGTTTTTCACGAATATTTGGGTTTTCTATGGGCAAAGATGAGAGGGCAAATATAA
- a CDS encoding NAD-dependent succinate-semialdehyde dehydrogenase, translating to MKITSINPYTEEILEEFELLRQDQLNEEIHRSREAFLKWRSVGIPERTKHIHNLAAELMREQKKYAATITQEMGKPIKESLAEVEKCARLCEYYAENAEMFLEAEQIQTNEKKCYVSFEPLGIILAIMPWNFPFWQVFRCAVPAIVAGNVCVLKHASNVSRSALEIESVFSHAGFLQNIFKTLLIDAKSAAGLIEQDKVDAVSLTGSNRAGEQIGEIAGRKIKPIVLELGGSDPFIVLEDADVDKAAETAVKTRMLNAGQSCVAAKRFIVSEKIAEKFSKKFIGTLQSLKIGDPMDVNTDMGPLARKDFVDELENQLRDAEQKGGKVFSLSKTKPEKGFFFTPCVVINTTDKMKIVTEEVFGPIAPIITVKNAEEAVQVANTIEYGLGASIWSKDTKKAEELAKRIASGIVAINDMVKSDPRMPFGGIKKSGIGRELSHYGIKEFVNVKTVVVKS from the coding sequence ATGAAAATTACATCTATCAATCCTTACACAGAAGAAATTCTGGAAGAATTTGAGCTGTTGAGACAAGACCAGCTTAATGAAGAAATACACAGATCACGAGAGGCATTCCTCAAATGGCGTTCTGTTGGAATTCCGGAGAGGACAAAGCATATACACAATTTAGCCGCGGAATTAATGCGGGAACAGAAAAAATACGCCGCTACTATTACTCAGGAGATGGGTAAGCCGATCAAAGAATCTTTAGCAGAGGTAGAAAAATGTGCAAGGCTCTGCGAATATTATGCGGAAAATGCTGAAATGTTTTTAGAGGCGGAACAGATACAAACCAATGAAAAAAAATGTTATGTATCATTTGAACCCCTTGGCATAATTCTCGCGATAATGCCATGGAATTTTCCTTTCTGGCAGGTATTTCGATGTGCCGTGCCGGCAATCGTTGCAGGTAATGTATGTGTATTGAAACATGCATCAAATGTGTCCAGGTCAGCGCTTGAAATAGAGTCTGTCTTTTCCCATGCCGGGTTTCTACAAAATATTTTTAAGACCTTATTGATTGATGCGAAATCTGCCGCAGGATTAATAGAACAAGATAAGGTGGATGCTGTCTCCCTTACCGGTAGCAATAGAGCAGGGGAACAAATAGGTGAAATAGCGGGAAGGAAAATTAAGCCCATTGTTTTAGAACTCGGAGGGTCTGACCCGTTTATTGTCCTGGAAGATGCAGACGTTGACAAGGCAGCAGAGACAGCAGTAAAAACAAGAATGTTAAACGCGGGACAAAGCTGTGTCGCGGCGAAAAGATTTATTGTGTCCGAAAAAATCGCTGAAAAATTCAGTAAAAAATTTATTGGGACTCTTCAATCTCTCAAAATTGGAGATCCGATGGATGTGAATACTGATATGGGACCGCTTGCACGAAAGGATTTTGTCGATGAATTAGAAAACCAATTAAGAGATGCTGAACAAAAAGGCGGAAAGGTTTTTTCCCTGAGCAAGACAAAGCCGGAAAAAGGTTTCTTCTTCACACCATGTGTTGTCATCAATACAACGGATAAAATGAAGATTGTTACAGAGGAAGTTTTCGGGCCAATAGCGCCAATAATAACAGTAAAAAATGCAGAGGAAGCTGTTCAGGTTGCAAATACTATTGAATACGGTCTGGGGGCAAGCATCTGGAGCAAGGACACGAAAAAGGCAGAGGAGTTGGCGAAAAGAATAGCGTCTGGAATCGTTGCAATCAACGACATGGTAAAATCTGATCCCAGGATGCCGTTTGGCGGAATAAAAAAGTCTGGCATCGGCAGGGAGTTATCCCATTATGGTATCAAGGAATTTGTTAATGTGAAAACAGTGGTGGTAAAAAGTTAA
- a CDS encoding cytochrome c — MRRPFVLRIRLLSFFGLIGILCFACSYHTFAAAGQEGTGQIVAHEQEHGAHAGMDVATRKFMGELEHCVNNLLNGILEGNFDHIQDEADHIARKANSLSWSFFENANRFRAVEANRERSKQKDIFSNYVDGVNKQIGALKKAAASQDTNQTLAAFNELLKSSCIDCHTKYRK, encoded by the coding sequence ATGAGAAGGCCATTTGTTTTAAGAATTAGATTGTTAAGCTTTTTTGGTCTAATAGGAATTTTATGTTTTGCTTGTTCTTATCATACATTTGCAGCAGCGGGGCAAGAAGGAACAGGACAAATAGTAGCACATGAACAGGAGCATGGAGCACACGCAGGAATGGATGTGGCTACGAGAAAGTTCATGGGGGAGCTGGAACATTGTGTAAATAATTTATTAAACGGTATATTAGAAGGCAATTTTGATCATATCCAGGATGAAGCTGACCATATTGCAAGAAAAGCCAATAGTTTATCCTGGTCTTTCTTTGAAAATGCTAATAGATTCAGGGCAGTCGAAGCAAATAGAGAAAGGAGTAAACAGAAAGATATTTTTAGTAATTATGTGGATGGGGTAAACAAGCAAATTGGCGCATTGAAAAAAGCCGCTGCTTCTCAGGATACAAACCAGACATTAGCTGCTTTTAACGAATTATTAAAAAGCAGCTGTATAGATTGTCATACTAAATATCGTAAATGA
- the thiC gene encoding phosphomethylpyrimidine synthase ThiC produces the protein MKTQLELAREGIITEHMKEAAVYDDVSPEFIREGIARGQIVIYGNPNRKSRVVGIGKGLKTKVNASIGTSPDIIDIAMEVKKAQTAEKYGADTLMELSTGGDLTTIRKAVLDSMSLTVGTVPLYQAAIETIQKTDSVVNMEADHLFDIIEQQAEEGIGFMAIHCGINLITLERLKKQGYRYGGLVSRGGSFLTAWMNHNKKENPLYDQIDRLIDIMKKHDVILSLGNGLRAGAVHDSTDRAQIQELIINSEIAEYAQGKGVQIIVEGPGHIPIDEIEANVIIQKRLSNNAPFYMLGPITTDIAPGYDHISSAIGAALSSCHGADFICYVTPPEHLALPNPDDVREGVMAARIAAHVGDMVKLKDKAKNLDLKMGIARRDLDWKTQYEMAITKERAQEIRGNRPPTDEDTCTMCGNLCSLKGVMEYYEKDLEKSRKKSATPVAF, from the coding sequence ATGAAAACTCAATTAGAACTTGCACGTGAAGGTATTATAACAGAGCATATGAAGGAGGCCGCTGTTTACGACGATGTTTCACCGGAATTTATTCGTGAAGGTATTGCCCGGGGACAAATCGTTATTTACGGAAATCCGAATAGAAAATCCCGTGTGGTCGGTATTGGAAAAGGCCTCAAGACCAAAGTAAATGCCAGCATCGGCACTTCACCCGATATCATTGATATTGCTATGGAGGTAAAAAAAGCACAAACAGCTGAAAAATATGGCGCTGATACCCTCATGGAGCTTTCGACCGGAGGAGATTTAACCACAATCAGAAAAGCTGTGCTTGATTCTATGTCTTTAACGGTAGGGACCGTGCCATTGTATCAGGCTGCTATTGAGACAATTCAAAAAACAGATTCGGTTGTCAATATGGAGGCGGATCATCTTTTTGATATTATAGAACAACAGGCGGAAGAGGGAATAGGCTTTATGGCGATTCACTGCGGCATTAACCTGATAACTCTCGAACGCCTGAAAAAACAGGGATATCGATATGGCGGGCTTGTCAGTCGGGGTGGTTCGTTCCTTACGGCATGGATGAATCACAACAAGAAAGAAAATCCACTCTATGATCAAATTGATCGTCTTATTGATATTATGAAAAAACATGATGTCATCTTGAGTCTCGGAAATGGTCTGAGGGCTGGCGCCGTTCATGACAGCACAGACCGTGCACAGATCCAAGAACTCATTATAAATTCAGAAATTGCCGAATACGCACAGGGCAAGGGTGTACAAATTATTGTTGAAGGCCCCGGACATATTCCCATCGACGAAATTGAGGCGAATGTAATTATACAGAAACGTTTGAGTAACAATGCCCCTTTCTATATGCTTGGCCCTATTACCACGGATATTGCTCCCGGGTACGATCATATTTCTTCTGCGATAGGCGCTGCCCTGTCCTCGTGTCATGGGGCTGATTTTATATGCTACGTTACACCTCCGGAACATCTTGCGCTTCCAAATCCCGATGATGTTCGTGAGGGTGTTATGGCCGCCCGTATTGCAGCCCATGTGGGCGATATGGTCAAGCTTAAGGATAAGGCAAAGAATTTGGATCTGAAGATGGGCATTGCCAGAAGGGATCTTGACTGGAAGACGCAATACGAAATGGCAATTACAAAAGAGCGTGCACAGGAAATTCGTGGTAATCGTCCTCCAACGGACGAGGATACCTGTACCATGTGTGGCAATCTCTGTTCGCTGAAGGGGGTAATGGAATACTATGAGAAGGACCTTGAGAAAAGCCGTAAAAAAAGCGCGACGCCTGTTGCTTTTTAG
- a CDS encoding acetylserotonin O-methyltransferase, producing MTDISYSSIDYLLQLSCGYWKSQVLFVAIEFKIFTLLKNTRLTAKEVSQSLHTNERATEILLNALVSLDLLAKQKDFYRNASLSESYLVKGSPYYQGDAIHHFHNIMENWTMLKETIETGKAVSLKDLPEDVDPHGLRDFITAMHNIASVKAEELCNAVDVNGSEYLLDVAGGPGVYSITLAKKHPHLQAVVYDLENVTHLTREFIEKAGMKDRIRTQAGNCLEDEFDKNTYDLILISNLLHIYNPANNKKILKKCWHALKDNGQVIIHEFVLDETATYPQFAALFGLNMLIGTQEGAVYRESEYKAWLEDTGFQYGKRIDLKSDSSLIFGRK from the coding sequence ATGACAGATATAAGTTATTCTTCCATTGATTATTTGCTTCAACTCAGTTGCGGCTACTGGAAATCACAGGTACTTTTTGTTGCAATAGAATTTAAGATCTTCACCCTTTTGAAGAATACCAGGCTTACGGCAAAAGAGGTTTCGCAATCTCTTCATACCAATGAACGGGCAACAGAGATACTTTTGAATGCGCTTGTTTCTCTTGATTTACTTGCAAAACAGAAAGATTTTTACCGCAATGCTTCCTTATCAGAGAGCTATCTGGTTAAAGGTTCTCCCTATTACCAGGGAGATGCTATTCATCATTTTCATAATATTATGGAAAACTGGACAATGTTGAAGGAAACCATTGAAACCGGCAAAGCAGTTTCCCTGAAAGATTTACCGGAGGATGTTGATCCTCATGGGCTAAGGGATTTTATTACGGCTATGCATAATATCGCTTCTGTAAAGGCTGAAGAGCTTTGTAATGCCGTTGATGTAAATGGGTCTGAATATCTGTTAGACGTTGCCGGTGGTCCTGGTGTTTATTCCATAACATTGGCAAAAAAACATCCTCATTTACAGGCAGTTGTTTATGATTTGGAAAACGTAACTCATCTTACCCGGGAATTTATCGAGAAAGCTGGTATGAAAGATCGTATTCGCACGCAGGCAGGAAATTGTCTGGAGGATGAGTTTGATAAAAACACATATGATCTGATTCTTATCTCAAACCTTCTGCATATATACAACCCGGCAAACAATAAAAAAATTCTCAAAAAATGCTGGCATGCGTTAAAGGATAATGGACAGGTGATCATTCATGAATTTGTGCTGGATGAAACTGCCACATATCCCCAATTTGCCGCATTGTTTGGCTTGAATATGCTTATCGGAACACAAGAAGGGGCAGTGTACAGAGAGTCAGAGTATAAGGCATGGCTTGAGGACACGGGATTCCAATATGGAAAAAGGATCGATCTAAAATCTGATTCGTCACTCATTTTTGGGAGAAAGTGA
- a CDS encoding type IIA DNA topoisomerase subunit B — protein sequence MVKTAYTEEHIKSLDWKEHIRLRPGMYIGKLGDGSSMDDGIYVLVKEVIDNSIDEYVMGFGKTIEIKISEHQVQVRDYGRGIPLGKVFDCVARINTGGKYDSEAFQKSVGLNGVGTKAVNALSSYFKVESVRDGKMKSIEFSRGEATNDYKMERTSQRNGTTILFSPDDTIFKNYHYIPDFLENQIWNYVYLNAGLTINFNGQKFHSENGLFDLLTRKTDPDTLRYPIIHSRCKDIEFALTHADQYGEEYYSFVNGQHTTQGGTHLAAFREAVVKTIREFYKKDFDAADIRSSIVAAISVRIQEPVFESQTKTKLGSLSISPEGTTIRTFVNDYIKKELDDHLHKHADTTEKLLKRILQSERERKEIAGIKKLANQRAKKANLHNKKLRDCRIHYNNEKRERRYESTLFITEGDSASGSITKSRNVETQAVFSLRGKPLNCFGMTKKVVYENEEFNLLQHALNIEDGIDNLRYNNVVIATDADVDGMHIRLLLMTFFLQFFPDLVKNGHVHILETPLFRVRNKNETIYCYSEEEKYTAVNTIGKNPEITRFKGLGEISPHEFEQFIGENIRLQPLVLGKKDSIAQTLTYYMGKNTPDRQNFIIKNLQVEKDVA from the coding sequence ATGGTTAAGACTGCATACACGGAAGAACATATTAAATCTCTGGATTGGAAGGAACATATTCGTTTACGCCCTGGAATGTACATCGGCAAGCTTGGCGACGGATCGTCCATGGATGACGGCATCTATGTGCTGGTTAAAGAAGTGATTGACAACTCTATTGATGAATATGTAATGGGTTTTGGCAAGACAATCGAAATTAAAATCAGTGAACACCAGGTTCAGGTGCGGGATTACGGCCGTGGCATTCCTCTCGGCAAGGTATTCGACTGCGTTGCCAGAATTAACACCGGCGGAAAATACGATTCTGAAGCGTTTCAAAAATCAGTGGGGCTCAACGGCGTTGGCACGAAAGCGGTTAATGCCCTGTCTAGCTATTTCAAGGTAGAGTCGGTTCGTGACGGAAAGATGAAATCTATTGAGTTTTCCAGAGGCGAGGCGACAAATGACTACAAGATGGAAAGGACTAGCCAGCGCAATGGCACCACAATACTATTCTCACCTGATGACACGATATTCAAGAATTACCACTATATTCCCGATTTTCTTGAGAATCAAATCTGGAACTATGTCTACCTGAATGCCGGACTCACCATCAATTTTAATGGCCAGAAATTTCATTCTGAAAACGGACTGTTTGATTTGTTGACTCGTAAAACTGACCCGGATACGCTACGATATCCGATTATTCATTCCCGTTGTAAGGATATTGAATTCGCCTTGACCCACGCTGATCAGTATGGAGAAGAGTACTATTCATTTGTAAACGGTCAACACACAACCCAGGGAGGTACCCATCTGGCGGCTTTCCGTGAAGCGGTGGTAAAGACTATTCGAGAATTTTATAAAAAAGATTTTGACGCCGCCGATATCCGATCTTCTATTGTAGCCGCTATCAGCGTTCGCATACAGGAACCGGTCTTTGAATCCCAAACGAAAACAAAGCTGGGGTCTCTGAGTATCAGCCCCGAAGGCACAACCATTCGGACCTTTGTTAACGATTATATCAAAAAAGAACTGGACGACCACCTCCACAAACATGCTGATACCACGGAAAAACTGTTAAAACGTATCCTGCAGTCAGAACGGGAACGAAAGGAAATCGCCGGTATTAAGAAGTTGGCCAACCAGCGAGCAAAAAAAGCCAATCTCCACAACAAGAAATTGCGCGATTGCCGTATCCACTACAACAATGAGAAAAGAGAACGACGTTACGAAAGCACGCTTTTTATCACGGAGGGAGACTCAGCCAGCGGCTCGATTACCAAGTCCCGTAATGTAGAAACCCAGGCCGTATTCAGTCTGAGAGGCAAACCTCTTAATTGTTTTGGCATGACAAAAAAGGTAGTCTATGAAAACGAAGAATTTAACCTCCTGCAACATGCCCTGAATATAGAGGACGGTATTGACAATTTACGCTATAACAATGTTGTCATTGCCACTGACGCCGATGTTGATGGTATGCATATTCGCCTGCTGCTGATGACGTTCTTTTTGCAGTTTTTCCCCGATCTGGTGAAAAACGGGCATGTTCATATTCTGGAAACACCATTGTTCCGCGTTCGCAATAAAAATGAAACGATCTATTGTTACAGCGAAGAAGAAAAATACACGGCGGTAAATACAATAGGGAAAAACCCGGAGATTACCCGTTTTAAAGGATTGGGTGAAATATCTCCTCACGAATTTGAGCAATTTATCGGAGAGAATATCCGCCTTCAACCTTTGGTGTTGGGCAAAAAAGATTCTATCGCTCAGACGCTTACCTATTACATGGGTAAAAACACCCCTGACCGTCAAAATTTTATTATTAAAAACCTGCAAGTAGAAAAGGATGTAGCCTGA
- the bioD gene encoding dethiobiotin synthase, translating to MEKGYFITGTDTGVGKTLVAGGLAALYKSRGFHVGVMKPIAAGCKRKGNDLVSEDAVFLQRMAEVEDGYEEVNPVALELPLAPTIAARSSNTTIDLEKVRTAYDTLRERYDLLIVEGVGGILVPIEAYYFVVDLASEMELPLIIVSRPSLGTINHTLLTVSYAREHGLDIKGIIFNNTTETGDDLVKVIAEEIRRLTDLPILGIIPFHSGLDTKTIDKETIIKIFRDKIDMNIII from the coding sequence ATGGAAAAAGGATATTTTATCACGGGAACAGATACCGGAGTGGGAAAGACTCTTGTCGCTGGTGGGTTGGCAGCGCTTTATAAAAGCAGGGGATTTCATGTCGGGGTAATGAAACCTATTGCTGCCGGTTGTAAACGTAAGGGTAATGATCTCGTATCGGAAGATGCCGTTTTTTTACAACGTATGGCAGAAGTGGAGGACGGATATGAAGAGGTCAATCCTGTTGCCCTTGAGCTTCCTCTTGCGCCAACGATTGCAGCACGGTCAAGCAATACAACAATAGATCTGGAAAAGGTACGTACAGCATACGACACCTTAAGGGAGAGATATGATCTGCTTATTGTTGAAGGTGTCGGAGGAATACTTGTTCCCATAGAAGCGTACTATTTTGTTGTTGATCTGGCGAGTGAAATGGAGTTGCCGTTAATCATTGTGAGCCGTCCCAGCCTCGGAACCATCAATCATACCCTGCTCACAGTGTCGTATGCGCGTGAACACGGACTTGACATTAAAGGTATCATCTTCAACAATACGACGGAAACAGGTGATGATCTCGTAAAGGTCATTGCCGAGGAAATCAGGCGACTTACCGATCTGCCGATTTTAGGGATAATTCCTTTTCATAGCGGTTTAGACACGAAAACTATCGATAAAGAGACCATAATAAAAATTTTTCGTGATAAAATAGACATGAACATTATAATATGA
- a CDS encoding acetolactate synthase large subunit — protein sequence MKASDLFIKQLLEEGVEYIFGLPGEENLDLLDSIRKAKIKLFITRHEQAAAFMAATYGRLTGKAGVCFSTLGPGVTNLVTGIAHAQFIGAPLVAITGQKALLDNWQAKFQSLDAVSLMRPITKNSVTIVDPNNIPTIVRNAFKLAEDERPGAAHIELPEDVASAKTKANVQKRGSARRPSPDHRAIDEASELINRAKFPLIILSSGANRKKITKHLLDFITKTNIHVVHTQMGKGVIGDDCQYSLFATGIHTRDYVNCGIDLADLIITIGYNTIEYPPFVWNKDLDKKIINIDFVASQTDKYFNPDVEIIGDITHSLRELSTKVEMKSIPQLKKLRSFLEKKLHVKKEGTYPLNPKEVVFHVRNTLDKNDIVTLDNGIYKLWFSRLYRTYTPNTLLLDNALATMGAGLPSALTAKILNPEKKVLAVVGDGGFMMNSQEMETAVRYKIPVVVLILNDNAFGFIKWKQKNMKFKSFALDYGNPDFVKYGESYGAKSFRVNKGDNLSELLDKAFSLRDVALIECPVDYSLNYDVFSEELKNYVCDIS from the coding sequence ATGAAGGCCTCTGATTTATTTATCAAGCAGTTATTAGAAGAAGGGGTGGAGTATATTTTTGGATTACCGGGAGAAGAAAACCTGGATCTTCTCGATTCCATTCGCAAGGCCAAAATTAAGCTCTTCATCACCAGACATGAGCAGGCAGCCGCTTTCATGGCAGCCACATACGGAAGACTTACCGGAAAGGCCGGGGTATGCTTTTCCACTCTCGGTCCCGGGGTGACAAATTTAGTGACAGGAATAGCACACGCGCAGTTTATTGGCGCCCCGTTAGTCGCTATCACCGGACAGAAGGCGCTGCTTGATAACTGGCAGGCAAAATTTCAATCTCTGGATGCGGTCAGCTTGATGAGGCCGATTACGAAAAACAGTGTTACTATCGTGGACCCGAATAACATTCCTACAATTGTGAGAAACGCATTTAAGCTGGCAGAAGATGAAAGGCCAGGGGCGGCCCATATCGAGCTTCCTGAAGATGTAGCATCGGCAAAAACTAAGGCAAATGTCCAGAAAAGAGGCTCTGCCAGAAGGCCTTCTCCTGACCATAGAGCAATTGACGAGGCTTCAGAACTCATTAACAGGGCAAAATTTCCTTTGATCATACTGTCCTCCGGCGCAAACAGAAAGAAGATCACAAAACATTTATTAGACTTTATTACAAAAACAAATATACACGTAGTCCACACACAGATGGGCAAAGGGGTAATAGGTGATGATTGCCAATACAGCCTTTTTGCCACGGGAATACACACGAGGGATTATGTAAATTGCGGCATAGATCTGGCAGACTTGATAATCACCATCGGATACAATACCATTGAGTATCCGCCCTTCGTGTGGAATAAGGACCTCGACAAAAAGATCATCAACATTGATTTTGTTGCGTCCCAAACGGATAAATACTTTAATCCGGACGTGGAGATAATCGGAGATATCACCCATTCATTAAGGGAATTGTCAACAAAAGTTGAGATGAAATCTATTCCACAACTCAAAAAGCTTCGCAGCTTCCTCGAAAAAAAATTACACGTAAAAAAGGAGGGCACGTATCCCCTTAACCCAAAGGAAGTAGTATTCCATGTCAGAAATACTCTCGACAAAAATGATATTGTAACGCTGGATAATGGCATTTACAAACTCTGGTTTTCCCGGCTGTATAGAACATATACTCCAAACACCCTGCTTCTTGATAATGCCCTGGCCACTATGGGCGCAGGTTTGCCTTCCGCCCTGACTGCAAAAATTCTGAATCCCGAGAAAAAAGTGCTTGCGGTAGTAGGCGACGGAGGCTTTATGATGAATTCTCAGGAGATGGAAACGGCAGTCAGATACAAAATTCCTGTTGTCGTTCTTATCCTGAATGACAATGCATTTGGCTTTATCAAGTGGAAACAAAAAAATATGAAGTTTAAGTCATTTGCTTTAGATTACGGCAATCCTGATTTTGTAAAGTATGGGGAAAGTTATGGAGCAAAAAGTTTCAGGGTGAATAAGGGGGATAATTTGTCTGAGCTGCTGGACAAGGCTTTTTCTCTTCGCGATGTGGCCCTCATTGAGTGCCCTGTAGACTATTCACTAAATTACGACGTGTTTTCTGAAGAGCTTAAAAACTACGTGTGTGACATCAGCTGA